A genome region from Drosophila simulans strain w501 chromosome 2R, Prin_Dsim_3.1, whole genome shotgun sequence includes the following:
- the LOC6735627 gene encoding trypsin-1, with protein sequence MNRAWLCLLICLALSCGPSQSASQDHATNQTAANPLLKQSQNTFIQWVLSLLPQRPGSSDSENATLATLSSSSMMPDAASTTSTTTPAPSSSTTTTRRATTPAPPTLNPPRNCSDCVCGIANIQKRIVGGQETEVHQYPWVAMLLYGGRFYCAASLLNDQFLLTASHCVYGFRKERISVRLLEHDRKMSHMQKIDRKVSEVITHPKYNARNYDNDIAIIKLDEPVEFNEVLHPVCMPTPGRSFKGENGIVTGWGALKVGGPTSDTLQEVQVPILSQDECRKSRYGNKITDNMLCGGYDEGGKDSCQGDSGGPLHIVASGTREHQIAGVVSWGEGCAKAGYPGVYARVNRYGTWIKNLTKQACLCQQETKKIK encoded by the exons ATGAATCGAGCCTGGTTGTGTCTGCTGATCTGCCTGGCCTTAAGCTGCGGTCCAAGCCAATCAGCCAGCCAGGATCATGCAACGAACCAAACGGCAGCGAATCCCCTGCTGAAACAATCGCAGAATACATTTATCCAATGGGTTCTCTCACTTTTGCCCCAACGTCCCGGCAGCTCTGATTCGGAAAATGCCACTCTGGCCACCTTGAGCAGCAGCTCCATGATGCCGGACGCGGCATCCACGACATCAACCACCACACCAGCCCCATCTTCCAGCACCACTACAACCAGGAGGGCAACCACTCCGGCCCCACCCACTTTGAATCCGCCGAGGAATTGCAGCGACTGCGTCTGCGGAATAGCCAATATACAGAAGAGAATCGTCGGTGGTCAGGAAACGGAGGTTCATCAGTATCCCTGGGTGGCCATGTTGCTATATGGCGGAAGGTTCTATTGCGCCGCCTCCTTGCTCAACGATCAATTCCTGTTGACAGCATCGCATTGCGTCTATGGTTTCCGAAAGGAAAGAATCTCGGTGAGATTACTCGAACATGATCGCAAGATGTCGCACATGCAAAAGATCGACCGCAAGGTGTCCGAGGTGATCACGCATCCCAAGTATAATGCCCGGAACTATGACAACGATATAGCCATCATCAAGTTGGATGAGCCGGTGGAGTTCAATGAGGTGCTCCATCCCGTTTGTATGCCAACGCCGGGTAGAAGCTTCAAGGGCGAGAATGGCATTGTCACTGGCTGGGGAGCGCTCAAAGTTGGTGGACCCACTTCCGATACCCTTCAG gAGGTTCAAGTGCCCATTCTATCGCAGGACGAATGCCGCAAGAGTCGCTATGGCAACAAGATCACGGATAACATGCTGTGTGGCGGATACGACGAGGGTGGCAAGGACTCGTGCCAGGGTGACAGTGGAGGTCCTTTGCACATCGTGGCCAGCGGAACGCGAGAGCATCAGATCGCCGGCGTGGTCTCGTGGGGCGAGGGCTGTGCCAAGGCCGGTTATCCTGGCGTCTATGCCAGAGTGAATCGCTACGGAACCTGGATCAAGAACCTTACCAAACAGGCTTGCCTCTGCCAGCAGGAGACCAAGAAGATCAAGTAG
- the LOC6735626 gene encoding trypsin-1, which translates to MCNFHLLLILATALGDLVCATPSLRSASEPEKILNNLAQLRQSSFLDWIQSILGPEVPAEWSSPAKRECAECSCGNINTRHRIVGGQETEVHEYPWMIMLMWFGNFYCGASLVNDQYALTAAHCVNGFYHRLITVRLLEHNRQDSHVKIVDRRVSRVLIHPKYSTRNFDSDIALIRFNEPVRLGIDMHPVCMPTPSENYAGQTAVVTGWGALSEGGPISDTLQEVEVPILSQEECRNSNYGESKITDNMICAGYVEQGGKDSCQGDSGGPMHVLGSGDAYQLAGIVSWGEGCAQPNAPGVYTRVGSFNDWIAENTKDACSCAQPEAAGEPASPMETTEQGDQENTTADGAAEADPEAVEANKLI; encoded by the coding sequence ATGTGTAATTTTCATCTTCTGCTGATTCTTGCCACAGCACTGGGCGATTTGGTCTGTGCCACGCCCTCTCTGCGTTCCGCCTCTGAGCCTGAAAAGATCTTAAACAATCTAGCTCAACTTAGGCAGAGTAGCTTTCTGGACTGGATTCAATCGATCCTGGGACCCGAGGTGCCAGCGGAATGGAGCTCTCCGGCCAAAAGGGAGTGCGCAGAGTGCTCCTGTGGTAATATCAATACCCGTCATCGCATCGTCGGAGGTCAGGAGACGGAGGTCCATGAGTATCCCTGGATGATAATGCTCATGTGGTTCGGTAACTTCTATTGCGGCGCCTCTTTGGTTAACGATCAGTATGCCTTAACGGCTGCCCATTGTGTGAATGGCTTCTACCATCGTTTGATCACGGTCCGATTGCTGGAGCACAATCGTCAGGATAGCCACGTCAAGATCGTGGATCGCCGTGTTTCCAGGGTGCTTATCCACCCGAAGTACAGCACCAGAAACTTTGACAGTGACATTGCTTTGATTCGTTTCAATGAACCAGTTCGTCTTGGCATCGATATGCATCCAGTGTGCATGCCCACTCCGAGCGAGAATTATGCTGGTCAAACTGCCGTGGTCACCGGATGGGGAGCTCTGAGTGAGGGCGGGCCTATTTCGGATACCCTCCAGGAGGTGGAGGTGCCCATTCTCAGCCAAGAGGAGTGCCGAAATAGCAACTATGGCGAGTCCAAGATTACCGACAACATGATCTGTGCCGGCTACGTGGAGCAGGGTGGCAAGGACTCCTGCCAAGGAGACAGCGGTGGACCCATGCATGTCCTGGGCTCTGGAGACGCATACCAGCTGGCAGGAATCGTGTCCTGGGGCGAAGGATGTGCCCAGCCGAATGCCCCGGGTGTTTATACGCGAGTGGGCAGCTTTAACGATTGGATTGCGGAGAACACCAAGGATGCCTGCTCCTGTGCCCAACCAGAAGCTGCTGGGGAACCAGCTTCCCCTATGGAAACCACCGAGCAGGGAGACCAAGAGAACACCACTGCAGatggagcagcagaagcagatcCCGAGGCTGTGGAGGCCAATAAGTTGATTTGA